GTTCAGGCCAAGGCATTACCTGCAAAATCAGTGCAATAAAAAAAGATAGCCAGATAATGATGCGCCCATTACCACGATACTCATCCATTATGATTTCCTCTCCATCCTTTCATCATACCATTTCCCTCACTCTATCTTATGGCTGAGGTTGAGGCTGTGCAGGTTGCATGGACGGTGGTAATGGTGGTCCTTGAATTTCGCTCGGTGTTGGTAACACCTGCGGCAACACTTTCATTAAACGCTCATTTGCAGCTCGGTAAACATCGGATGGCTGTAATGGGGTTTTCGGATCACTTTCATTGCCCCACAGCAGGAGTAAATAACGTAGGCGTTGTAACTCAGCGCTTGGTCTTGCAGATATGATGGTATAGGCACGTTGAGTATCATGCTTCACCGCTGAAACAACCGCGACAGGATACCCTTCAGGGAATCGTCCACCTAATCCCGAAGTCACTAACACATCACCAACACGAATATCTGTATTTCCAGGGAGTGGCTCTAATTGCAGGTCATCGGCACAACCTGAGCCCGCAGCAATAACACGAATGTCATTACGCAAGACTTGCACAGGCAATGCATGGGCAGTATCACAAATTAATAAAACTCGGCTATTAAAATTACTGGTACCAACGACCTGACCTACCACGCCTTTATCACTGATAACTGGCTGGCCTTCATAAACACCGTCATTACTGCCTTTATCTATCACAACTTGGTCGCGATAAGGCGTGTTTGCACCTGAAATGACTTGCGTCACCATCATGTGTTCATCTTGGCGTAATGGGGAGCCTAACAGTTCGCGTAAGCGGGCATTTTCTTGTTTGAGTTGCTCAAGCAGCAAGTTATCCGCTTTTTTTAATAATAACTCTTGGCGCAGGGCTTTATTCTCAAACTGGAGTTGTTCCCGCGTTGAAAGGGTGTCAGAGATATTATCGAGGAATTGACGTGGTCCGTTAGCTAAAAAATAGAATGGGCTAACCGCCGTGTCTAAATAATTACGGATTTTATTGAAAGGCTCAAATCGATGGTCAATCACCACCAGCACCAATGCAATTATCACTGCAATAAAAATGCGTAACTGTAGGGAAGGACCTCGCCTAAAAATTGGCTTCATGTATGGCTAAGTTTCGCTAATGGTCGGAGAATAAAAAAATAGTCAAAGCAACTGGAGCTAAAAAACTCCAGTTGCTTATGGCGTGATTTAGTCTTCGCTAAACAGGTCACCACCGTGCATGTCAATCATCTCTAACGCTTTACCGCCGCCACGAGCAACGCAGGTTAAAGGATCTTCAGCAACGATGACCGGAATGCCAGTCTCTTCCATTAATAAACGATCTAAATTACGCAGAAGAGCACCACCACCCGTTAATACCATACCGCGTTCTGAGATATCAGAAGCTAATTCTGGTGGGCACTGTTCTAACGCTAACATTACCGCGCTCACGATACCGGTCAGTGGCTCTTGTAATGCTTCTAAAATTTCGTTGGAGTTCATTTTAAATCCGCGTGGCACACCTTCTGCCAAGTTACGACCGCGAACTTCAATTTCATAAACTTCATCAGTTGGGAAAGCAGAACCAATACCGTGTTTGATACGTTCAGCCGTTGCTTCACCAATTAAGGAACCATAATTACGACGCACATAGTTGATGATTGACTCGTCAAAACGGTCACCACCAATGCGAACAGAAGAAGAGTAAACCACCCCGTTCAGGGAGATAACAGCCACTTCAGTGGTACCACCACCGATATCGACAACCATAGAACCTGTTGCTTCAGAAACAGGTAAACCAGCACCGATTGCCGCTGCCATTGGCTCTTCAATTAAGAAAACTTCGCGGGCACCTGCACTTAATGCAGATTCACGGATAGCTTTACGCTCAACTTGAGTGGCACCAACTGGCACACAGACTAATACTCGAGGACTTGGACGCAGGAAGCTGTTGCTATGAACTTGCTTGATAAAGTGTTGTAACATTTTTTCAGTTAAGAAAAAGTCTGCAATCACACCATCTTTCATTGGTCGAATTGCGGAAATGTTACCCGGTGTACGCCCCAGCATCTGTTTCGCTTCACCACCAACCGCAGCAACGCTTTTTGGCGAGCCCGCGCGATCCTGACGAATTGCAACTACAGAGGGTTCATTTAATTTGACGCCTTGTCCTTTGACATAAATGAGGGTATTGGCCGTACCCAAGTCAATTGACAGGTCATTAGAAAACATGCCACGAAATTTTTTAAACATAACGAAAGGATTATCCTGCAAGCTGGGGACGAATAAAAACCCGTCTACTCTACCAACCACTTGAAGCTGCCTCAAGGCGTAAATCAATCACTTCATAAATATGGTTAATTCATCTATTTTCACATACTAAAATCGTACATGCTTCTATAACAAAACGAAGCAGATAAAAACCTCGAAAATTGCCCTTAATTCATATGCATCGAAAAAAACTCATCATTCGCGCACAATAATCAGACAACCTCTGGTTGTTATATACTCCATCTTTGCATTCTTCCCAGTGTGACAAGCGATTATGTCTACAAGTTCAAATATAATTTTTATATTTTAATTATTGCTATACATCTAGCTTTTTAACAACAAAATAAGTGAACTTAAATTTCGCTGATTCTATTATCAACTTAAAATTAAGCCATAACCATGTCGACACGCTGATGTATTAGTCAGAGTAGGACATTTTGCATGATAAAAGCCTAGTTATGCCAGAAAAAAATGCATTTTTACAAATTAATTACATAAGTAATAGCGTGAATACCATTCTGGCGTCAATGAAAACGATTTTACCTGTGTGTAAATTAAAAAAAACACTTATTTAATCATAAAATTAGGGGTGGATCATGAAAGCGCTCGTTTTACAGCAACAAGACGATAAAATCGTCCCTGAAATCCTCAATGTACCTACTGAGTCATTACCCGCCGGCGATGTCATCGTCGATATTCACTGGTCGACAATTAACTATAAAGATGCGCTAGCTATTAATGGAAAAGCTGGCGTTGTCCGTCAATATCCAATGGTACCTGGAATTGATTTCTCAGGTATCGTTCATCACAGTGAAGATCCCCGTTTTCATATTGGCCAACACGTACTATTAACCGGATGGGGAGTTGGAGAAACACATTGGGGTGGACTCGCCACCCAAGCAAAAGTCCCCGCCGATTATTTAACACCGCTTCCTGAAGCATTATCACTGAAGCATGCCATGACCATCGGCACCGCTGGGTTTACCGCCATGTTGTGCGTAAACGCCCTTGAAGATGCAGGGATCACCCCTGAAAGTGGCGAAATTGTAGTGAGTGGTGCCAGCGGTGGTGTCGGTAGTGTCGCCACCCAATTGCTTTCTTTATTAGGCTATCACGTTGTGGCGATTTCAGGCCGCGCAGAAAATCACGACTATTTACTGAAAATGGGTGCGAAGAGCGTGCTACCTCGCAGCGAGTTTACTCATCCAGCCAAACCGCTTGATAAACAGCGTTGGGCTGGTGCTATCGACACTGTTGGTGGTGACGTGCTGGCCAATATCTTGGCGCAAGTGAACTATAATGGCGCTGTGGCTGCATGTGGGCTGGCAGGCGGGTTCTCCCTTCCTACAACAGTTATGCCGTTTATTTTACGCAATATTCGTCTACAGGGGGTTGATTCAGTTTACTACCCTGCGGCAAAACGCCCAAAAGTGTGGGAACGCTTAGCGCAACTCTTACCTGATGCGTTTTATGAGCAAGTTAGCTGCGAAATTTCATTAGAAGAGTGTGTCGAGCACGCAAAAAAACTCTTAAAAAACGAAGTCACTGGGCGTACCCTAGTAAACCTTCAAAATTAAATCATCAACACGCGTGATTGTGTCGCCACAATGTGGATTACGGCACAATTTATAAAATAAATTCGGGTAATTTCTCTGATAAGACCAGTATTTTGCTGCTATATGCAACGAAATAATTATAATGCTGTTCCTTGTCAGCGAAAAATCTATTTATTTTTATGATAAAAGATGACAAACCGTCGACATCGCGTTATGTTGTCAGATTATTGATATATCGTCGGAGTTAGCAACACAATGACAGAAGATATTCATATTTTGCTCCTTAACGGGCCGAACCTAAACATGCTAGGTTCTAGAGAACCGGATAAATACGGGCCTCGCCCTCTAACTGAAATTGTATCGAACTTGATGCAAGAAGCAGAAAACTTAGGCGTGAAGTTGAGCCATTTTCAGTCAAATGCAGAGCATGAACTTATCGATAGAATTCATGCAGCACAAGGTAACGTTGATTATATAATAATCAACCCAGCCGCATTCACGCATACCAGTGTTGCTTTGCGAGATGCGCTATTGGCAGTTTGTATCCCGTTTATCGAGATCCACCTGTCTAATATTTATGCGAGAGAACCCTTTCGTCATCACTCTTATTTCTCCGATATGTCTAATGGAGTTATTTGTGGTCTTGG
The Providencia alcalifaciens DNA segment above includes these coding regions:
- the aroQ gene encoding type II 3-dehydroquinate dehydratase → MTEDIHILLLNGPNLNMLGSREPDKYGPRPLTEIVSNLMQEAENLGVKLSHFQSNAEHELIDRIHAAQGNVDYIIINPAAFTHTSVALRDALLAVCIPFIEIHLSNIYAREPFRHHSYFSDMSNGVICGLGADGYSFALQAAVNRVRLINSIQI
- a CDS encoding rod shape-determining protein, which translates into the protein MFKKFRGMFSNDLSIDLGTANTLIYVKGQGVKLNEPSVVAIRQDRAGSPKSVAAVGGEAKQMLGRTPGNISAIRPMKDGVIADFFLTEKMLQHFIKQVHSNSFLRPSPRVLVCVPVGATQVERKAIRESALSAGAREVFLIEEPMAAAIGAGLPVSEATGSMVVDIGGGTTEVAVISLNGVVYSSSVRIGGDRFDESIINYVRRNYGSLIGEATAERIKHGIGSAFPTDEVYEIEVRGRNLAEGVPRGFKMNSNEILEALQEPLTGIVSAVMLALEQCPPELASDISERGMVLTGGGALLRNLDRLLMEETGIPVIVAEDPLTCVARGGGKALEMIDMHGGDLFSED
- a CDS encoding oxidoreductase, whose protein sequence is MKALVLQQQDDKIVPEILNVPTESLPAGDVIVDIHWSTINYKDALAINGKAGVVRQYPMVPGIDFSGIVHHSEDPRFHIGQHVLLTGWGVGETHWGGLATQAKVPADYLTPLPEALSLKHAMTIGTAGFTAMLCVNALEDAGITPESGEIVVSGASGGVGSVATQLLSLLGYHVVAISGRAENHDYLLKMGAKSVLPRSEFTHPAKPLDKQRWAGAIDTVGGDVLANILAQVNYNGAVAACGLAGGFSLPTTVMPFILRNIRLQGVDSVYYPAAKRPKVWERLAQLLPDAFYEQVSCEISLEECVEHAKKLLKNEVTGRTLVNLQN
- the mreC gene encoding rod shape-determining protein MreC, producing MKPIFRRGPSLQLRIFIAVIIALVLVVIDHRFEPFNKIRNYLDTAVSPFYFLANGPRQFLDNISDTLSTREQLQFENKALRQELLLKKADNLLLEQLKQENARLRELLGSPLRQDEHMMVTQVISGANTPYRDQVVIDKGSNDGVYEGQPVISDKGVVGQVVGTSNFNSRVLLICDTAHALPVQVLRNDIRVIAAGSGCADDLQLEPLPGNTDIRVGDVLVTSGLGGRFPEGYPVAVVSAVKHDTQRAYTIISARPSAELQRLRYLLLLWGNESDPKTPLQPSDVYRAANERLMKVLPQVLPTPSEIQGPPLPPSMQPAQPQPQP